The Candidatus Methylomirabilota bacterium genome has a segment encoding these proteins:
- the dprA gene encoding DNA-processing protein DprA — protein MSVTRERIRSETAIAASCITRDEASYPANLREIPMPPERLWIRGRVEADDALAIAIVGAREATPYGLGCAERLAADLAARGVTVVSGLARGIDSAAHRGALEAGGRTIAVLGSGVDVIYPPENRRLASDIVARGAMVSQFPRGTPPLAGYFPARNRVIAGLSLGVVVVEAAEKSGSLITAGFAGELGREVMAVPGPLTSLMSRGAHRLIQDGAALVQGWEDVVGQLPLRFRDQVKPVVGTAPAGSPNHLAHRQHAEGHVEDNEDGSRLLRVIGREPIGIDQIIERSGMAPGRTSALLMTLEIEGRIRQLEGKRFVVS, from the coding sequence ATGAGCGTCACGCGAGAGCGTATCCGGAGTGAGACAGCCATCGCCGCGAGTTGCATCACGCGCGACGAGGCCTCGTACCCTGCGAATCTGCGGGAGATTCCCATGCCGCCCGAGCGGCTCTGGATTCGCGGCCGCGTGGAGGCGGATGACGCGCTCGCCATCGCCATCGTGGGCGCGCGCGAGGCGACGCCCTATGGTCTCGGATGTGCCGAGCGACTCGCCGCCGACCTCGCGGCCCGCGGCGTCACTGTGGTGAGCGGGCTCGCGCGGGGCATCGACAGCGCGGCTCATCGGGGCGCGCTCGAAGCGGGAGGCCGGACCATCGCGGTGCTGGGCTCGGGGGTGGACGTGATCTATCCGCCGGAGAACCGGCGGCTCGCCTCCGATATCGTCGCGCGCGGCGCCATGGTGTCCCAGTTCCCGCGGGGCACGCCGCCGCTGGCCGGCTATTTCCCCGCGCGCAATCGCGTGATCGCCGGGCTGTCCCTGGGGGTGGTGGTGGTGGAGGCCGCCGAGAAGAGCGGCTCGCTCATCACCGCGGGGTTCGCGGGCGAGCTCGGGCGCGAGGTGATGGCGGTGCCGGGACCGCTGACAAGTCTCATGAGCCGGGGTGCCCATCGCCTCATCCAGGATGGCGCCGCGCTCGTGCAGGGATGGGAGGACGTGGTCGGCCAGCTCCCCCTCCGCTTCCGCGACCAGGTCAAGCCAGTGGTCGGTACGGCTCCAGCGGGTAGCCCTAACCATCTCGCCCACCGTCAACATGCCGAAGGGCATGTTGAAGACAATGAAGACGGCTCTCGGCTGCTTCGAGTCATCGGGCGGGAACCCATAGGCATAGACCAGATCATCGAAAGGAGCGGGATGGCGCCCGGACGGACCTCCGCGCTCCTCATGACGCTCGAGATCGAAGGGCGGATACGGCAGCTCGAGGGCAAGCGCTTCGTCGTTTCGTAA
- a CDS encoding YeeE/YedE family protein, whose protein sequence is MDAEWPFYLSALAAGAAWGYVTQRGGFCLVRALSNLVLTGDATILRAYALALLVAMIGVQALQASGLVDIPIRPFHWLSNVTGGLIFGAGMILGGGCSGSTWYRTGEGAVGAWIILLGFALGATAARLGALAPVRASLQAPAITVGGDPPTLARIFGVSPWLVIGLLAIAGAIWMAKAPGEPQHRKWPWPATGAAAGILIAGGWWASGIGGPPVGLTFAINTGELLTYPLVGFPNRVNWSMVMLIGVPVGAFIAARQSGEFSWKLPPSSSLVKIFSGGLLMGSSAILAEGCNVTQGLTNGATLAVGSLVTLLSMLAGGWLTLWTLYLRKG, encoded by the coding sequence ATGGACGCGGAGTGGCCGTTCTATCTCTCGGCCTTGGCGGCGGGCGCGGCGTGGGGCTATGTCACCCAGCGCGGCGGCTTCTGTCTCGTCCGCGCGCTGTCCAACCTCGTCCTCACGGGCGACGCGACGATTCTGCGCGCCTACGCGCTGGCCTTGCTCGTGGCCATGATCGGCGTCCAGGCGCTTCAGGCTTCGGGACTGGTCGACATCCCGATACGCCCCTTTCACTGGCTCTCGAACGTCACGGGCGGTCTCATCTTCGGCGCGGGGATGATACTGGGCGGCGGCTGCTCGGGCAGCACCTGGTATCGCACGGGCGAAGGCGCGGTGGGCGCGTGGATCATCCTGCTGGGCTTCGCCCTCGGCGCCACCGCCGCGCGGCTCGGAGCGCTCGCGCCGGTGCGCGCCTCTCTCCAGGCGCCCGCCATCACCGTGGGCGGCGACCCGCCGACCCTGGCGCGCATTTTCGGCGTCTCGCCCTGGCTCGTCATCGGATTGCTCGCCATCGCGGGCGCCATCTGGATGGCGAAAGCGCCCGGTGAGCCCCAGCACCGCAAGTGGCCCTGGCCCGCGACGGGCGCGGCCGCGGGCATCCTGATCGCGGGCGGCTGGTGGGCCTCCGGCATCGGCGGACCTCCCGTCGGCCTCACCTTCGCCATCAATACCGGAGAGCTCCTCACCTACCCGCTCGTGGGCTTCCCCAACCGCGTGAACTGGAGCATGGTCATGCTCATCGGCGTGCCGGTGGGGGCGTTCATCGCGGCCCGGCAGTCAGGCGAGTTCAGCTGGAAGCTTCCGCCCAGCTCGAGCCTCGTCAAGATCTTCTCGGGTGGTCTCCTGATGGGCAGCTCGGCCATCCTCGCCGAAGGGTGCAATGTCACCCAGGGACTGACCAATGGAGCGACCCTGGCCGTGGGCAGCCTGGTGACGCTCCTCTCCATGCTCGCGGGCGGCTGGCTGACCCTCTGGACCCTCTATTTAAGGAAGGGGTAG
- the ybgF gene encoding tol-pal system protein YbgF: protein MAVPLFRAVICALLTLIVAGCASGSKGKSAAPPAASSGPAERSAVERPTRPPTLEELRKSQDTQAQEVGRLTGEVKALDAQQAFLVAELKSLSEQLAKLKASVDDARLAVEAIQRSTPVTPPPTAPPAALSQPPPPMLPPAAPPRAAAAPPPVSLRNPDADRMFAAALAKLRAGEDGQAALEFTEFVTQFPNHPQAAAAQNWIGEAFYRQRDYKQAVAEFQKTVDNYTQTTQVAEALLKIGLCKRAMGDVAGARAAWEQVIKQYPRSEAATQARGLLAGRTNGGSRIR, encoded by the coding sequence ATGGCTGTTCCCCTTTTTCGCGCGGTCATCTGCGCCTTGCTCACGCTCATCGTCGCGGGTTGCGCGAGCGGAAGCAAGGGCAAGAGCGCGGCTCCGCCCGCGGCGTCCTCGGGACCAGCGGAGCGTTCGGCGGTGGAGCGTCCGACGCGGCCCCCGACGCTCGAGGAGCTGAGGAAGTCGCAGGACACGCAGGCACAAGAGGTCGGCCGTCTGACCGGCGAGGTCAAGGCGCTCGATGCCCAGCAGGCCTTCCTCGTGGCCGAGCTCAAGAGTCTCAGCGAGCAGCTCGCCAAGCTCAAGGCTTCCGTCGACGACGCGCGCCTCGCCGTGGAGGCCATCCAGCGGTCGACTCCCGTGACTCCTCCGCCCACTGCGCCGCCCGCGGCCCTCTCTCAGCCCCCGCCGCCCATGCTGCCCCCCGCGGCGCCGCCGCGCGCGGCCGCGGCGCCGCCCCCCGTCTCTCTCCGCAATCCCGATGCGGACCGCATGTTCGCCGCCGCGCTGGCCAAGCTCCGCGCGGGTGAGGACGGCCAGGCCGCCCTCGAGTTCACGGAGTTCGTCACGCAGTTCCCCAATCATCCCCAGGCCGCCGCCGCCCAGAACTGGATCGGCGAGGCCTTCTATCGGCAGCGCGACTACAAGCAGGCGGTCGCGGAGTTCCAGAAGACGGTGGACAACTACACGCAGACCACCCAGGTCGCCGAGGCGTTGCTCAAGATCGGCCTTTGCAAACGCGCCATGGGAGACGTCGCAGGCGCGCGCGCGGCCTGGGAGCAGGTGATCAAGCAATATCCGCGGAGCGAGGCGGCCACTCAGGCGCGCGGACTTCTCGCGGGCCGCACCAACGGCGGTTCGCGCATCCGGTAG